In a single window of the Cydia pomonella isolate Wapato2018A chromosome 2, ilCydPomo1, whole genome shotgun sequence genome:
- the LOC133515486 gene encoding uncharacterized protein LOC133515486: MSVGKISEFKIHTDDWRLYIERLEQYFLVNKIVDDLKVPTLITVMGAESYELLVSLCTPTKPSEKTFKDLTAIMERHLQPKPSALAERYKFRHRKQATNESIAEYVAILKRMSKTCEFGLWLEESLRDQLVCGLSSEMIRQRLFAEENLDFAKAYSLAVSLAAAEKDAAVVEGSCKKQAEVKVADCQAMAGAWQRNASVATGDRAQASSGQSGVNRQFGQRAHFSTRGQQTNGQRTGAAARQPAAAGQRGQRQCSVCGGSHPEAPAQCKFARYVCRVCNREGHLRRVCPNVTGHHRVEAMTDMDTDDSDEVIVVSMNHLSVSDCKPIMIPINVHNKSLSMELDTGCAVSCISLELYQREFADLELNKSNVVLRYYTGELVKPLGVINH, from the coding sequence ATGTCGGTCGGCAAGATAAGTGAATTTAAAATCCATACGGACGATTGGAGGTTATACATTGAGCGGCTCGAACAATACTTTTTGGTTAATAAAATTGTGGACGATTTAAAGGTTCCCACACTAATAACAGTTATGGGAGCCGAAAGTTATGAACTATTAGTGAGTTTGTGTACCCCAACGAAACCCAGTGAAAAAACATTTAAGGACTTAACCGCCATTATGGAACGGCACTTACAACCGAAACCGAGTGCATTAGCCGAGCGATATAAATTCCGCCATAGGAAGCAGGCTACCAACGAAAGTATAGCGGAGTATGTAGCTATTTTGAAAAGGATGTCGAAGACATGTGAGTTTGGACTTTGGTTGGAAGAGAGCCTCAGGGATCAGCTGGTATGCGGGTTAAGTAGTGAAATGATACGACAGCGGTTATTCGCAGAAGAAAACTTAGATTTTGCCAAAGCGTACAGCTTGGCAGTCAGTTTAGCAGCGGCTGAAAAGGATGCGGCCGTGGTTGAGGGATCGTGCAAAAAGCAGGCTGAGGTCAAGGTGGCCGATTGTCAAGCCATGGCGGGAGCATGGCAGCGTAACGCAAGCGTCGCGACAGGCGATAGGGCGCAGGCTAGCAGCGGGCAATCAGGAGTAAACAGGCAGTTTGGGCAGCGCGCGCATTTCTCGACACGAGGGCAGCAAACGAACGGGCAGCGTACGGGCGCGGCCGCGAGGCAGCCTGCAGCGGCAGGACAGCGCGGGCAGCGACAATGCTCAGTTTGTGGGGGCTCCCACCCGGAAGCGCCGGCGCAGTGCAAATTCGCGCGATATGTGTGCAGAGTGTGTAATCGCGAGGGGCACCTGCGACGTGTTTGCCCTAACGTGACGGGGCATCATAGGGTGGAAGCGATGACAGACATGGACACTGACGACAGCGACGAGGTAATTGTAGTTAGCATGAATCATTTATCAGTGTCTGACTGTAAACCAATAATGATTCCAATTAATGTGCACAATAAATCTTTAAGTATGGAATTAGACACAGGCTGTGCAGTAAGTTGTATAAGTTTGGAATTGTATCAGCGTGAGTTTGCTGatttagaattaaataaaagtaatgtaGTGTTAAGATATTATACTGGTGAACTCGTTAAACCGCTAGGAGTAATCAACCATTAG